The window TGCTTGTTCTATCGACAGGAAAAATTGAGCCATGAGCGATCCCCTGGCCTTGCAGTTCAGCCATTTCGGCTTCTATGTGCGCGACCTGCCGCGCATGGCGCGCTTCTACAAGGAGGCGCTGCGCTTCACGCAGACCGATGCCGGCGACCTCGGCAAGGTGCAGCTCGTCTTCCTCAGCCGGGACCCGGCCGAGCACCACCAGATCGTGCTGGCGTCGGGCCGGCCGGAGACCTTGGCCTTCAATCCCATCAACCAGATCTCATTTCGGGTGCCCGACATCGCGACCCTGCGGCGCTTCCATGCACGCCTGGTCGAGCATGGCGCGCAGGACGTACAACCGGTCACGCACGGCAACGCGATCTCCATCTACTGCCACGATCCCGAGGGTAACCGGCTGGAGCTCTTCGTCGACACGCCCTGGTATTGCGAGCAGCCGTTGCGCGAGCCGATCGACTTCGAGCAGTCCGATGAACAGATCCTGGCGCGCGCCGAGGCCCTCGCAAAGCGGCTGCCGAAGTTCATGAGCCGCGCCGAATGGCAGGCCCAGGTGGCGCAGCGCATGGAGGAAGACCGGCGTGGCTGAAGCGGCCGTCTTCGACGTCGCCATCGTCGGCCTCGGTCCCACCGGCGCCACGCTGGCCAACCTGCTGGGCGGCGCCGGCCTGTCGGTGCTGGTGGTCGAGAAGGAAGCAGGGATCCATCCGCTGCCGCGGGCGATCCATTTCGACGGCGAGGTGATGCGCGTGTTCCAGGGCATCGGCCTGCGCGAGCAGGTGCTGGCCCTCTCGCGCTCGGGCACCCAGGGCATGCACTTCGTCAATGCCGCGGGCGAGACGCTGCTGATCCGCGGCGGCACTGCGGCGCTGGGGCCGCATGGCTGCGCCAACAACTATTACTTTCACCAGCCCGAGCTGGAGGCGCTGCTGCGCCGGGGGCTGGAGCGCTTCGACAACGTGACGACGCTGCTGCGGCACGAGCTCATCTCCATCGACGAGGACGACGAGGCCGCTACCCTGGCCGTGCGCCGCCTGGAGGACGGCGCCGCGCTGGACTTCAAGGCCCGCTATGTCGTCGGCGCGGACGGTGCCCGCTCGCCGGTGCGCGCGCACATGGGCAGCCCGATGCACGACCTCGGCCTGCGGCAGCCCTGGCTGGTGTTCGACGTGATGCTCCACAAGGACGTGGACCTGCCCGACCACACCATCCAGCACTGCGACCCGGCACGGCCCATGACCTACTGCAACGTGACCGGCGCGCGCCGGCGCTGGGAGATCATGGTGCTGCCCGATGACGACCGCGAGGCGCTGCTCGCGCCCGCGACGCTGTGGGGCCTGGTCCGCCGCTGGATCACGCCGGCCGATGCGACGCTCGAGCGCGCCGCCATATACACCTTCCACTCGGTCATTGCCGAGGGCTGGCGCCGCGGGCGCCTGCTGCTGGGCGGCGACGCCTGCCACCAGACACCGCCCTTCCTGGGCCAGGGCATGTGCGCCGGCATCCGCGATGCGGCCAACCTGGCTTGGAAGCTCGAGGCCGTGCTGCGCGGCCGCGCGCCGGAGGCCCTGCTCGACACCTACGAGAGCGAACGCGCTCCGCACGTGCGCTCGTTGATCGAACTCGCAGTGCGGCTGGGCAACATCATCCAGACCACCGACCCCCAAGCCGCGGCCGAGCGCGACGCGAAGTTCCGCGCCGGCGAGCCCCAGGTCTTCGAGTTGCCGCCCCAGGCCTTGGGCGCCGGCGCCTTCGACCTTCGCCAGGGCGCGCCGGCCGGCCGCCCGTTCCCGCAGCCGCGGCTGGCCGATGGCCGCCTGCTCGACGAGCTGCTGGGCCGGCGCATCG is drawn from Variovorax sp. PBS-H4 and contains these coding sequences:
- a CDS encoding VOC family protein; this encodes MSDPLALQFSHFGFYVRDLPRMARFYKEALRFTQTDAGDLGKVQLVFLSRDPAEHHQIVLASGRPETLAFNPINQISFRVPDIATLRRFHARLVEHGAQDVQPVTHGNAISIYCHDPEGNRLELFVDTPWYCEQPLREPIDFEQSDEQILARAEALAKRLPKFMSRAEWQAQVAQRMEEDRRG
- the mhpA gene encoding bifunctional 3-(3-hydroxy-phenyl)propionate/3-hydroxycinnamic acid hydroxylase MhpA, whose translation is MAEAAVFDVAIVGLGPTGATLANLLGGAGLSVLVVEKEAGIHPLPRAIHFDGEVMRVFQGIGLREQVLALSRSGTQGMHFVNAAGETLLIRGGTAALGPHGCANNYYFHQPELEALLRRGLERFDNVTTLLRHELISIDEDDEAATLAVRRLEDGAALDFKARYVVGADGARSPVRAHMGSPMHDLGLRQPWLVFDVMLHKDVDLPDHTIQHCDPARPMTYCNVTGARRRWEIMVLPDDDREALLAPATLWGLVRRWITPADATLERAAIYTFHSVIAEGWRRGRLLLGGDACHQTPPFLGQGMCAGIRDAANLAWKLEAVLRGRAPEALLDTYESERAPHVRSLIELAVRLGNIIQTTDPQAAAERDAKFRAGEPQVFELPPQALGAGAFDLRQGAPAGRPFPQPRLADGRLLDELLGRRIAVIGRNGSIAGVSRASAERWQRAGALVIDQPDPCLAQWLDAQGADAVVLRPDRYIVGVARTPGELDALTQLLPVAP